CGGGCAAGACCATGGGCCACGCCGGCGCCATCGTCTCCGGCTCGGTGGGCACCGCCCAGGCCAAGGCCGAGGCACTCGAAGCGAAGGGCGTGCGCGTGGGGCGCAACCCCACGGAGGTCGCCGAAGCGGCCGTCGAGGCCCTCGGCGCCAAGGTCTGACGAGCGAGACGCAAGCAGCGCAAGGACGCAGGGAGCGACGCGTGCTCCGCACGCGAGCGACCGAGGACGCCGCGATGCGACGCGGACTCGCTCGTCAGATGCCTACGCCGCCGCCGGCTGCCGAGCGCGCAGCTCGGCGGGGGCCGGGACGGCGTGGCGCTCGAACGCCTCGGCCGGTGCCAGCGTCTCCTCGCGCTGCGGTGCGATGCCGCGGAACACCGGCTCGAGGATGGGCACGGTGCCGGGCGAGATCATCCTCAGCACGCGCAGCTGCGGCCACGTGCCGGCGGCGCCGACCCGGAAGGCGATCCGCATCACCGGCACGATCATCGCGTCCACCAGCCGGCCCTGGTGGAGGTCGGCCAGCCGGCGCTGCCAGCGCGGCATGGTGGCGATCGTCGCCGCCCGCAGGAACCTGCCGACGAGCCACGCCGCCGGCCTCAGGACCGCGGGCTGCGGCGGGAGGACGACCTCGGCGTTGAGCAGATGGTGCATCATCGCCTGGGTGGCCTCGGAGGCGGCAAGCCGGGGGCGCACGCTCTCGAAGTACTCGCGGACGCCTTCGCGGGTGCGCGGCACCTTGGCGGGGTCGCAGGTCTGCAGCTCGGCGGCGGTCGCGCAGTCCTCCCAGTAGCGGCGCTCGTCCTCGGGGCTGAGCTTGCCGGGCCCGTACCTCTCGTACGCGTAGAGGACGGAGTGCCAGCCGGTGAGCAGGATCCAGAGCTGCGAGTCCGGGTCGTTGGCGTCGTAGGTGAGGCCCGAGACCGGCTCGCGCCCCACGTTGCGGGCGTGGACCTTCATCAGAACCTCCGATGCCTTGACCGCCGTGCGCGAGTCGGCGAACGCGACGGTGGCGAAGTACCGGATCGTGCGGTCATAGCGAGTCCGCGCCTGGGTGCGGACCTTGTTCGTGGCCTCGACCGAGGCGAGGAGGAACGGATCGAGCTCCTCCACGACCACCGCGCGCTGGAAGCCGACCGTCAGCGAAGTCGGGTATCCCCAGACCCGCCAGGCCACGGAGCCGGGACCGAAGAACCCATAGTCGTCCATCGGCTCGGCCCGGCGATCCTTCGCTGCCATGTGATCACTCCCCGGTCGCTGAGAAGTAGCTACGATAGCGTATATACGGTACCGTAGCTACCACGATGCCAGCCCCGGCCGCCAGCCGCACCCGCCAGCCGCGAATGCCGATCGAGGCCCGTCGCGAGCAGGTGCTCGACGCCGCGCTGCGGCTGATCAGCCGGCACGGCTACGGCGCGGCGACGATGGAGGCGATCGCCCGCGAGGCGGATCTCTCCAAGCCGGTCGTCTACAACGCCTACCGCGACCGGGCCGCCCTGCTTCAGGCGCTGCTCGAGCGTGAGGAGGCTCGGGCGTTCAAAGCGCTCGCGGAGGCCCTGCCGCCACAGCCGGCGGACGCCGATGCCACCATGTCGATGCTGTCCTGGCTGCGCACGCTCGCACACGCGATCGCCGAGGACCCGGTGCCGTGGAGGCTCATGCTGGTCCCCGGCCCCGAGACGCCGGAGAGCGTTCTCGATCACGTGGAGGCCGGGCGCGCGTTCGCGCTCGAGCAGGTGGGCTCGCTGATCCGGGCGCTGCTCGACGAGCGGCCCGCGCTGGAGCGGGTGGACCGCGAGCTCGCCTCCCAGGCCGTGCTCGCGATGGCCGAGCACTCCGCCAGGCTCCTGATCGCCGACCCCGAGACCTACACGCCCGAGCGGCTTGCCGAGTTCGGCGAGGCGCTGCTCACATCGGTCCTCCCCCGGCCCTCCAACGGCTGAGCGCGGCGCCGCGGAGGGCGCCCGCTACTCTCGTCCGCGTGCGCCTGCGCCCGTCCGTCCTGGCGATGCTCGTCGTCCCGGCCGCCCTCGCCCCCGCTTCCGCCCACGGCGCCTACACCCACATCGTCCGCGGCGCCGGCTTCGGCCACGGCATCGGCATGAGCCAGTACGGCGCCTTCGGGTTCGCACGCCAAGGCAGCGGCTACCGCGAGATCCTCGCCCACTACTACCGCGGCACCGAGCTCTCCACCGCGGGCGACAGCAAGGTCCGCGTGCTGCTCCAGTCGGGCCGCGAGACGGTCTCGTTCAAGGGGGCCACGCGCGCGCCCGGCAAGCGCCTCAACCCCCGCCGCACCTACCGCGCCACCCGCCGCGGCTTCACGCAGGTGGAGCTGCGCACCACGCGCGGCACCCGGGTCGGCCGCTTCGACGCCCCCCTGGTCGTGACCAGCGCCGACGACGCCATCAGGCTCGGCGGCACGGCCATCGGCGGCGTGCGCAACGGACGCTACCGCGGCTCGCTCGAGATCCGGCCCTCCACCTTCCGCGGCCTCGTGGCCGTCAACGCCGTTCCGCTCGACGGCTACGTCCAGGGCGTCATCCCGGACGAGGTGCCGCCGTCATGGCCGGCGGAGGCGCTGAAGGCGCAGGCCGTGGCCGCGCGCACCTATGCCCTCGCCACCGACGCCGGCGGCGCGGTCTTCGACCAGTACCCCGACACCCGCTCGCAGGTGTACGGGGGCCTGAACGCCGAGACGCCCACCACCAACGCCGCGGCCCGCGACACCGCCGGCGAGGTGCTGCGCCACGGCGGGCGCATCGCCACCACCTTCTTCTTCTCCACCTCGGGAGGGCGCACGGAGAACGTCGAGAACGTCTTCCACGGCTCCGAGCCGGTGCCGTACCTGGTGAGCGTCGAGGATCCTTTTGACGACGCCTCGCCGCGCCACCGCTGGCGCCTCACCTTCAGCCAGCGCGAGATGCAGGCCAAGCTGCGGGGCCTCGTCAAGGGGCGCTTCCGCCGCATCAAGGTGCTGCGCCGCGGGGCATCGCCGCGGATCATCACCGCCGAGATCCACGGCTCGCGCGGGCGCACGCGCGTGCGCGGGACCACCCTGCGCGCGCGGCTCGGGCTCTACGACACGTGGGCCTCGTTCTCGCGCCGGCGCTGAACCGGGCACCCACCCAGCGCGCCCGTTATCGTGGCCCGTCGATGACGGCCGCGGCCCCCACGATCTCGTTCGCGCGCGGCGCCCCCTCGCTCGACATCATCGCCGTCGGCGAGCTGCGCGGCGCCGCCGACCGGGCGCTCTCCAACGACCCGCTGGGCGCCCTCTCCTACGGCACCTCCACGGGCTATCCCGCGCTGTGTGACTGGATCGCGGAGCAGCACGGCGTGGGCATCGATCAGGTCATCGCCACCAACGGCTCGATGCAGGCGGACGCGTTCCTGTTCCAGCATCTCGTGGAGCCCGGCGACGTCGTTGTCGTGGAGGCGCCCACCTATGACCGCACGCTGCTCGCCCTGCGGGCGCTCGGCGCCGAGATCCTGGCCATCCCGCTCGAGGCCGACGGCATCGACGTCGAGGCCCTGGCCCGCGCGCTCGAGGCGGGGGCGCGGCCCAAGCTCGCCCACATCATCCCCAACTTCCAGAACCCGGCCGGCCACACGCTGTCGGAGGCCAAGCGCCGGCGGCTGCTCGAGCTGGCAGCAGCACACGACTTCGTGATCTTCGAGGACGACCCGTACGTGGAGCTGCGCTTCGAGGGCGAGCACCTGCCCACGATGCTCTCGATGGACACGGCCGACCGCGTGGTCTACGCCTCGTCCTTCTCCAAGACGGTCTGCCCCGGCATCCGGGTGGGCTATCTCGCCGGCCCGGCGCCCACGATCGCCGCCATCCGCAAGCTCGCCACGAGCACCTACATCTCGCCGAGCATGGTCGCCCAGGCCATCGTGGCGGAGTTCTGCCGCTCGGGGGCCATCCGCACCTCCATCGAGACGGTCAAGTCGGCGCTCCACGCCCGCCGCGACGCGCTCGCCTCGGCGCTGGAGCGCGACCTGCCCGACGCCCGCTTCGTGGCTCCCCAGGGCGGCTACTTCCTCTGGGTCGAGCTGCCCGAGGGCGCCGACGTGGACGCTCTCGCCTCCGCGGCCCAGGAGCGCGGCGTGATCTTCGTGAAGGGCACCGACTTCCTGCTCGAGGGCGGGCAGAACACGCTGCGGCTCGCCTACTCCGGCGTCACGCCGGAGGAGATCGACGAGGGGATCACCCGCCTCGCCGGCGCCTACGGGAGCCTGGCGGGCGCCCCGGCGTGAGCAGCTCCGCCCCGCGGGTGGACCTGAGCCGCCCGCGCGACCTGGGCCGGCTCATCTCGGACGGCTTCGGCCTGTACGTGCGGCACTTCGGCGTCTTCGTGACGATCGCCGCCGCCGTGGTCATCCCGGTCGAGGTCATCGTCAGCGGGATCGGCCTCGAGCAGATCAGCTCCGGCTTCGGCGACGACCCCACGGCCGCCGAGACCGCGATCCCGCTCGTGGTGAGCTACCTCGTCACGGTCCCGCTCATCACCGGCATGACGATCTACGCGCTGCTGCGGGCCGCCGGCGGCGAGGACCCCAGCAGCCGGGCATCGATCGCGGCCGGCCTCGACGTGTTCGCGCCGGTCTTCGGCGCCGTGATCCTGGCCGCGGTGGGGATCGCCGCCGGACTGTTCCTCTTCATCGTGCCGGGCGTCTATCTCGCGGTGCGCTGGTACTTCGTGGCGCAGGCGGTGGTGATCGACGGACGTCGCGGCAGCGCCGCCCTGCGCCGCAGCGGGGAGCTCGTGACCGGCGAGTGGTGGCGCGTGCTGGGCGTCGCGATCGTGGTGAACCTCATCGTGATCATCCCCGCCGCAGTCGTCGGGCTGCCCCTATCCCTCGCCGCCGAACAGGCCGACCGCGCGGTGCTCGGCCTGGCCGGGTCGATTCTCGCGCAGCTCGTCACGGTGCCCTACATCGCCATCGTCGGCACGCTGCTGTTCTTCGACCTCAGCGCCCGCAAGGCCGGGCGCGTGCCGTCGCCGGTGGCCCCGCCTCCGCCTCCGGGTGCCCCACCGCCGGATCAGGGGGCGCCTCCGCCGGCCCGCCCGCCCGACCCGCCGGGCCTGCCGCCGCGCGGCTAGGGAGGATGTTGCCCTCCGCCGTCCTGCCCTGGGCTGCGTATGACGGCCCAGGGCAGGACAGCACAGCACTCCCACCCTCCCTCACTGCCAACCCGGACGCCCTTCGCCCAGAGCCCACGCGGCGAAAGGACACCGACCGTGGAACAGCTAGGTCCGCGCGGCCGCGCCGTGCTCGCGCGTGGCGATCTCGGCCAATGCGCCGGCCGAGCGGCGGAAGCCCGCCTCCACCTGGCGGTGGAGCACGGCGGCGGAAAGCAGCCTCCCGAACGGCCCGAAGGCCGGCTCGTAGCGGAACGTGAACGTGACCTCGGTGGACTCCCCGCCGAGCGACTGCAGCGTCATCTCGAGGCTCACGTCCTTGGCGATCGCGATGCCCTCGCCGCGATGCACGCTGCGCCGCGGCGGATCGTGCTCGGCCACCGTCCAGCGCGAGCCGCTCTTGATCGGTCCGAGCACCGTGTTGCGCTCCTCATAGGTCGAGCCCAGCGCCGCGGGCCCGTCGGTGCGCACCACCTCGTCGGTGGCGTCCACCCACTCGGCGTAGCGGGCGGTGTCGCAGATGAGGTCCCAGACATGCTCCTGCGGAGCCGCGACGGTGACCGAGACGACGGCGGAGCGCTCAGCCATGGCTAGCGCCCGTACCTGTCCTTGCCGAGCACGAGCTGATCGGGCAGCGCCACGCGCGGCGGCGGCGACGGGTCCGCCACAACCGAGACGGTCTCGGCCACGCTGCGGGTGACCGTGTGGCGGCCGTTGCCGGCCTCCACCGCCACCTCGTCGTCGCCCGAGTTGGCGAGGGTGCCCTCGAGTCCCGGGTGCAGCCCCGACTCCTTGAGGTAGTGGAGCAGGTCCTCGGCCTCGTTCTCGAAGCGCAGCACGCGCACCGCGGCGCCCTCGGCCACATCGGCGAGGGGGACGCCCTGCTCGCGGGAGCCCTCGAAGATCGGGTGGCCGTGGGGGCACGTGGTGGCGTCGCCTATGGCCTTGAGCATGCGCTCCTCGACGATCGGGGACATCCAGTGCTCGAGGCGCTCGGCCTCCTCGTGCACCTGGTCCCAGGGGATGTCGAAGACATCGGTGAGGAAGCGCTCGATCAGGCGGTGGCGGCGCACCACGTGGGCGGCCTCCTCGTGGCCGCGCTCGGTGAACTGGAGCTCCTTGCCCTTCTCGCGGCTGATGTAGCCGTCGGACTCCAGCCGCCCGAGCATCTCGTGCACCGTGGGCGCCGAGAGCTGCATGGCGCGGGCGATGTTGGCCCCGGTGATGGGCAGCCCGGCCTCCCGCAGCCAGTAGATCGTCTGCAGGTACTCCTCTTCGGCGACGGTCGCGGCATCGTGGGACAAGGGTCGGTTCCTCCGGCGGTCAGTGGTTCGCTCCGGCATCGTAGTATCCCGCCCGATGGAGCTCGCCCCCGGGACCCGCGTGCTCGTGACCGGCGCCTCGAAGGGCATCGGCGCGATCGTGGCCCGGGCGTTCGCGGAGCACGGCTGCACGCTCGGGCTCGTGGCCCGGGTGGCGCCCGACGCCGCCGCATTGCCGGGCCAGGGGCACGAGGCGTTCGCCGCCGACGTTGCCGACCGCGCCGCCATCGCCGCCGTCGTCGAGTCGTTCGGCCCGGACGTGGTGGTGGCCAACGCGGGCGTGGCCCACTACAGCTCCTTCCCCGAGCTCGACCTCGACAAGGCCGAGCGCATGACGCACATCAACTGGCTCGGCACGCTCTACACGGTGGCGCCCGCGCTGGCGCGCATGACCGCCCAGCGACGCGGCCACGTCGTGGTGGTGTCCTCGGGCGCCGGCATCCGCGCGTTCCCCGGGGCCTCTGTCTACGGGGCCACGAAGGCGGCGCAGCGCGGCTTCGCCGAGGCGCTGCGCCACGAGCTGGACGGGACCGGCGTGTCGGTGACCGTTGTGTACCCGGGCCAGCTCGCCACCGCCCTGCACGACCACGAGAAGGGCTCCCTCCCGGCGTGGTACACCGGCGCCAAGTCCGCACCACCCGAGCCGATCGGCGGGCTCGTGGTGCGCGCGGTGGAGCGCGACCGCCCCGAGGTCTTCTACCCGTCCAACGTGCGCAGCCTGCGCGTCTTCCACGGTCTCTCGCCACGGATCGCCGACGCGCTCCTGCGCCGGATCCGGGGCCGCTCGGCGGCGCCGCGCCGCGGATGACCCTCCCGCTCGACCCGCCGCTCAAGCCCCAGCTGGCGCGCTCGGCGAAGGCGCTGCCCGAGGGGGAAGAGTGGCGCTACGAGCCCAAGTGGGACGGCTTCCGCATGATCGTCTTCCGCGACGGCGACGACGTGCAGCTCCAGAGCCGCAACGGCCGGCCGATGAACCGCTACTTCCCCGAGGTCGTGGAGCAGGTGCACGGCTTCGACGGCGAGCGCCTGGTGCTCGACGGCGAGATCGTCCTGATCGTGGACGGCATCCAGGAGTTCGACCTCCTCTCCCAGCGCATCCATCCCGCCGCCTCGCGCGTGGAGAAGCTGTCGAAGGAGACGCCGGCCGGGTTCGTGGCGTTCGACCTCCTGGCCGAGGGCGACGAGTCGCTGCTCGACCTCCCCTACGACGAACGCCGCAAGCGGCTCGAGGCCGCCGGTGTGGGAATGCAGGACCTGACCCCGGTGGCGGCGGACCGTGACGACGCCGGCCAGTGGCTCACCGGCCACTCGGAGGGCGTGATCGCCAAGCGGGGCGACGCGCCCTACAGCCCCGGGGAGCGCACCGCCATGATGAAGATCAAGCGCGTGCGCACGCTCGACGCCGTGGTGGCGGCGTTCCGCTTCGGCAAGGCGGAGGGCACGGTGGGCTCGCTCATCCTCGGCCTCCACGACGACGCGGGCGAGCTGCGCGTGGTGGGCCACACCTCCGGCTTCAGCGCCAAGCAGAAGCGCGAGCTGCTTGCGCTGCTGGAGCCCCATCGCACCCACGAGCGCGGCTCGGGCGAGGCCAGCCGCTGGAAGTCGGAGGAGGAGCTCGTGTGGGAGGGGCTGCGCCCCGAGCTGGTATGCGAGGTGGCTTTCGACCACATCACGGGTAACCGCATCCGGCATGGGGCGAAGTTCCAGCGCTGGCGCGAGGACAAGGACCCGCAGGACTGCCGCCTGGACCAGTTGCGCGCTTAGCCTCGCGCTCGAGGTGCGCGGCGCTCGAACGCGATGCGCGTCCCCGAATCCTGTAGACATGGCCTCGTGGCGGAACTGACCGTCCAGCAGGCCGACGTCACCCAGCTCGACGTGGACGCGATCGCCAACGCGGCCAACACGCAGCTCCAGCACGGCGACCCCGCCGAGCGTGCATTCCAGGACGCGCTCGGGTGAGCGGCCCGGTACTCGTCGCCCCGGACAAGTTCAAGGGCACGTTCAGCGCGGCGGAGGTGGCGGCGGCCATCGCCGGAGGGCTGCGCGCCGGCGGGCGCGAGGCGGTGGAGCTGCCGGTGGCCGATGGCGGCGAGGGCACGATGGAGGTGCTCGGCGGCGAGAGCCGCACAGCGCAGGCGAGCGATCCGCTGGGCAGGCCGATCAGGGGCCGCTTCGCGCTGCTGCCCGACGGCCGCGCGGTGGTCGAGGTGGCCGAGGCCAGCGGCCTGGCCCGCCTGCACGAGGACGAGCGCGACCCCTGGGCGGCGTCCACCCGCGGCACCGGAGAGCTGATCGTGGCCGCCGCGGAGGCGGGAGCGCGCGAGGTGGTCGTCGCCGCCGGGGGCAGCGCCACCACCGATGGGGGCGCCGGAGCGCTGGCCGTCCTCGATGAGGCCGGTGTCCGCCCGCGGCTCGTGGTGGCGTCGGACGTGCGCACCGCCTGGGAGGACGCTCCGCGCATGTTCGCTCCGCAGAAGGGCGCCGATCCCGCCACCGTCAAGCGCCTCGAGCAGCGTCTGGACGAGCTCGCCGCCGCCGCGCCCAAGGACCCGCGCGGCGTGCCCATGACGGGCTGCGCCGGCGGATTGGGCGGCGGCCTGTGGGCGCACCGCGGCGCGC
The sequence above is drawn from the Thermoleophilaceae bacterium genome and encodes:
- a CDS encoding SpoIID/LytB domain-containing protein codes for the protein MRLRPSVLAMLVVPAALAPASAHGAYTHIVRGAGFGHGIGMSQYGAFGFARQGSGYREILAHYYRGTELSTAGDSKVRVLLQSGRETVSFKGATRAPGKRLNPRRTYRATRRGFTQVELRTTRGTRVGRFDAPLVVTSADDAIRLGGTAIGGVRNGRYRGSLEIRPSTFRGLVAVNAVPLDGYVQGVIPDEVPPSWPAEALKAQAVAARTYALATDAGGAVFDQYPDTRSQVYGGLNAETPTTNAAARDTAGEVLRHGGRIATTFFFSTSGGRTENVENVFHGSEPVPYLVSVEDPFDDASPRHRWRLTFSQREMQAKLRGLVKGRFRRIKVLRRGASPRIITAEIHGSRGRTRVRGTTLRARLGLYDTWASFSRRR
- a CDS encoding ATP-dependent DNA ligase, translated to MTLPLDPPLKPQLARSAKALPEGEEWRYEPKWDGFRMIVFRDGDDVQLQSRNGRPMNRYFPEVVEQVHGFDGERLVLDGEIVLIVDGIQEFDLLSQRIHPAASRVEKLSKETPAGFVAFDLLAEGDESLLDLPYDERRKRLEAAGVGMQDLTPVAADRDDAGQWLTGHSEGVIAKRGDAPYSPGERTAMMKIKRVRTLDAVVAAFRFGKAEGTVGSLILGLHDDAGELRVVGHTSGFSAKQKRELLALLEPHRTHERGSGEASRWKSEEELVWEGLRPELVCEVAFDHITGNRIRHGAKFQRWREDKDPQDCRLDQLRA
- a CDS encoding SRPBCC family protein; its protein translation is MAERSAVVSVTVAAPQEHVWDLICDTARYAEWVDATDEVVRTDGPAALGSTYEERNTVLGPIKSGSRWTVAEHDPPRRSVHRGEGIAIAKDVSLEMTLQSLGGESTEVTFTFRYEPAFGPFGRLLSAAVLHRQVEAGFRRSAGALAEIATREHGAAART
- a CDS encoding glycerophosphoryl diester phosphodiesterase membrane domain-containing protein; its protein translation is MSSSAPRVDLSRPRDLGRLISDGFGLYVRHFGVFVTIAAAVVIPVEVIVSGIGLEQISSGFGDDPTAAETAIPLVVSYLVTVPLITGMTIYALLRAAGGEDPSSRASIAAGLDVFAPVFGAVILAAVGIAAGLFLFIVPGVYLAVRWYFVAQAVVIDGRRGSAALRRSGELVTGEWWRVLGVAIVVNLIVIIPAAVVGLPLSLAAEQADRAVLGLAGSILAQLVTVPYIAIVGTLLFFDLSARKAGRVPSPVAPPPPPGAPPPDQGAPPPARPPDPPGLPPRG
- a CDS encoding PLP-dependent aminotransferase family protein, with translation MTAAAPTISFARGAPSLDIIAVGELRGAADRALSNDPLGALSYGTSTGYPALCDWIAEQHGVGIDQVIATNGSMQADAFLFQHLVEPGDVVVVEAPTYDRTLLALRALGAEILAIPLEADGIDVEALARALEAGARPKLAHIIPNFQNPAGHTLSEAKRRRLLELAAAHDFVIFEDDPYVELRFEGEHLPTMLSMDTADRVVYASSFSKTVCPGIRVGYLAGPAPTIAAIRKLATSTYISPSMVAQAIVAEFCRSGAIRTSIETVKSALHARRDALASALERDLPDARFVAPQGGYFLWVELPEGADVDALASAAQERGVIFVKGTDFLLEGGQNTLRLAYSGVTPEEIDEGITRLAGAYGSLAGAPA
- a CDS encoding helix-turn-helix domain-containing protein, which codes for MPAPAASRTRQPRMPIEARREQVLDAALRLISRHGYGAATMEAIAREADLSKPVVYNAYRDRAALLQALLEREEARAFKALAEALPPQPADADATMSMLSWLRTLAHAIAEDPVPWRLMLVPGPETPESVLDHVEAGRAFALEQVGSLIRALLDERPALERVDRELASQAVLAMAEHSARLLIADPETYTPERLAEFGEALLTSVLPRPSNG
- a CDS encoding metal-dependent transcriptional regulator, which codes for MSHDAATVAEEEYLQTIYWLREAGLPITGANIARAMQLSAPTVHEMLGRLESDGYISREKGKELQFTERGHEEAAHVVRRHRLIERFLTDVFDIPWDQVHEEAERLEHWMSPIVEERMLKAIGDATTCPHGHPIFEGSREQGVPLADVAEGAAVRVLRFENEAEDLLHYLKESGLHPGLEGTLANSGDDEVAVEAGNGRHTVTRSVAETVSVVADPSPPPRVALPDQLVLGKDRYGR
- a CDS encoding glycerate kinase; this encodes MSGPVLVAPDKFKGTFSAAEVAAAIAGGLRAGGREAVELPVADGGEGTMEVLGGESRTAQASDPLGRPIRGRFALLPDGRAVVEVAEASGLARLHEDERDPWAASTRGTGELIVAAAEAGAREVVVAAGGSATTDGGAGALAVLDEAGVRPRLVVASDVRTAWEDAPRMFAPQKGADPATVKRLEQRLDELAAAAPKDPRGVPMTGCAGGLGGGLWAHRGAQLVSGAALVLDAIGFDAAMRAARFVVTGEGRIDGGTLAGKAAGEVATRCRQGGVGCHAVVGVNALDPFRARVLDLQTVTVAGTLAELEAAGRALAER
- a CDS encoding oxygenase MpaB family protein, translated to MAAKDRRAEPMDDYGFFGPGSVAWRVWGYPTSLTVGFQRAVVVEELDPFLLASVEATNKVRTQARTRYDRTIRYFATVAFADSRTAVKASEVLMKVHARNVGREPVSGLTYDANDPDSQLWILLTGWHSVLYAYERYGPGKLSPEDERRYWEDCATAAELQTCDPAKVPRTREGVREYFESVRPRLAASEATQAMMHHLLNAEVVLPPQPAVLRPAAWLVGRFLRAATIATMPRWQRRLADLHQGRLVDAMIVPVMRIAFRVGAAGTWPQLRVLRMISPGTVPILEPVFRGIAPQREETLAPAEAFERHAVPAPAELRARQPAAA
- a CDS encoding SDR family NAD(P)-dependent oxidoreductase, giving the protein MELAPGTRVLVTGASKGIGAIVARAFAEHGCTLGLVARVAPDAAALPGQGHEAFAADVADRAAIAAVVESFGPDVVVANAGVAHYSSFPELDLDKAERMTHINWLGTLYTVAPALARMTAQRRGHVVVVSSGAGIRAFPGASVYGATKAAQRGFAEALRHELDGTGVSVTVVYPGQLATALHDHEKGSLPAWYTGAKSAPPEPIGGLVVRAVERDRPEVFYPSNVRSLRVFHGLSPRIADALLRRIRGRSAAPRRG